A genomic window from Sphingobacterium sp. BN32 includes:
- a CDS encoding ABC transporter ATP-binding protein, translating to MKELAYLNKFFYKYRWQIIPGVIFVIISNYFGILPAQVIREAFDLVKENIDLYRLYDGFERQGLIYQIFGNSLLFFGIVVLVLALLRGIFLFMMRQTLILTSRHIEYDLKNEIYQHYQELDFAFYRRNNTGDLMNRATEDVNQVRNYLGPAIMYAINTVVLSIMIIYAMYNVNAKLATYSLLPIPIISVLILFVNKVINRRSERIQRQLSHLSSFVQETFSGIRVIKTYTREKDKMNSFKVESDRYKDINLNLVKVQAIFFPLIIFLVGFSTIITVYIGGLEVNDGNITAGNIAEFIIYVNQLTFPAMSLAWVTSLVQRAAASQKRINEFLKTRSEIEEGSSEAKIAGDIRVDNISFTYPDTGIKAIDNISFHIPVGKTMAIIGKTGSGKSTIANLLLRMYDVDSGAILYDDKNIKNFKTHAVREQIGFVPQQVFLFSDTIARNIAFGLDQVDMPRIEQAAKDAAVYDNIKGFEEGFETHIGERGITLSGGQKQRVSIARALVKDPNILIFDDCLSAVDTKTEEEILHNLGRIMEGKTSIIIAHRISTIKNADQILVLDQGRIIERGTHQELLALEGEYSSLYEKQLLES from the coding sequence ATGAAAGAACTCGCCTACCTCAATAAGTTTTTCTATAAATATCGCTGGCAAATTATCCCTGGTGTCATCTTCGTCATCATATCGAATTACTTTGGTATTTTACCAGCACAGGTTATCCGTGAAGCTTTTGACTTGGTGAAAGAGAATATCGACCTCTATCGCTTATATGATGGATTCGAGCGACAAGGATTAATCTATCAAATATTCGGAAATAGTCTGTTATTCTTTGGTATTGTAGTGCTCGTGCTTGCCCTGTTGAGAGGAATATTCCTCTTCATGATGCGCCAAACTTTGATTCTAACATCGCGCCATATCGAATACGACTTAAAGAACGAGATCTACCAGCATTACCAGGAGCTTGACTTTGCTTTCTATCGTCGCAACAATACCGGTGATTTGATGAACCGTGCGACGGAAGATGTTAATCAAGTGAGAAATTATTTAGGCCCCGCGATTATGTATGCGATCAATACGGTGGTGTTGTCGATCATGATTATCTATGCCATGTATAATGTAAATGCTAAGTTGGCGACCTATTCCCTCCTTCCTATCCCCATTATCTCGGTATTGATCCTGTTTGTAAATAAGGTTATCAACAGACGCAGCGAGCGGATACAGCGTCAATTATCGCATCTTTCCTCTTTTGTTCAAGAAACATTCTCGGGAATTCGCGTAATCAAAACTTATACACGCGAAAAAGATAAGATGAATTCTTTTAAGGTCGAAAGCGATCGTTATAAAGACATCAACTTAAATTTGGTAAAAGTTCAGGCGATCTTTTTCCCATTGATTATCTTTTTAGTAGGATTCAGCACAATTATCACGGTATATATTGGTGGCTTGGAGGTAAACGACGGAAATATTACCGCCGGAAATATTGCCGAATTCATTATCTATGTAAATCAGCTCACCTTTCCTGCGATGTCTTTAGCTTGGGTCACATCGCTCGTTCAGCGAGCCGCAGCTTCGCAGAAGCGTATCAACGAGTTCTTAAAAACGAGATCAGAGATTGAAGAAGGCAGCAGCGAAGCGAAAATAGCGGGCGATATTCGTGTGGATAATATATCTTTTACATATCCGGATACAGGTATTAAAGCGATAGACAACATCAGTTTTCATATTCCGGTCGGCAAAACGATGGCAATCATAGGCAAGACCGGGTCGGGTAAATCCACTATAGCGAATTTACTGCTGCGTATGTATGATGTCGATTCCGGAGCAATTCTATATGATGATAAAAACATCAAAAACTTTAAAACCCATGCCGTACGGGAGCAAATCGGTTTTGTCCCGCAGCAGGTATTTCTGTTTTCAGATACCATTGCTCGCAATATTGCCTTTGGATTAGACCAAGTGGATATGCCTCGCATTGAGCAGGCTGCTAAGGATGCAGCCGTTTATGACAATATTAAGGGCTTTGAAGAAGGCTTTGAAACTCATATTGGCGAACGAGGTATTACCCTTTCCGGCGGGCAAAAACAGCGTGTCTCTATCGCACGTGCCTTAGTGAAAGATCCAAATATCCTCATCTTTGACGACTGCTTATCTGCCGTTGATACGAAGACCGAAGAAGAGATTCTCCACAATCTTGGCCGCATTATGGAAGGGAAGACATCGATCATCATTGCACACCGGATTTCAACCATCAAGAATGCGGATCAGATCTTAGTACTCGATCAGGGGCGTATCATCGAACGTGGCACCCATCAAGAATTACTCGCTTTAGAAGGAGAGTACAGCTCACTTTACGAAAAACAATTATTAGAATCATAA
- a CDS encoding DUF2335 domain-containing protein, giving the protein MTHINSKKGMDLGQQSEPAVEDVIPIEVERGLNEINPNLLKSLSKVQRREVLTTISLMQLRTHSGPLPQPETFEGYERILPGCAERILVMAEKQQNHRMGLEKMHLGEQLFQSKLGQIFGLLIAAICIGTGAFLVMNSYEVAGSILFGTTLLGLVTVFVIGKRSQHA; this is encoded by the coding sequence ATGACACACATTAATTCCAAAAAGGGAATGGATTTAGGTCAGCAATCTGAACCTGCTGTAGAGGATGTGATCCCGATTGAAGTAGAAAGGGGCTTAAATGAGATCAATCCTAACCTATTGAAAAGCCTCTCTAAGGTTCAAAGGCGGGAGGTTTTAACAACGATTTCGCTAATGCAATTGAGGACTCATTCAGGCCCACTTCCGCAGCCAGAAACTTTTGAGGGTTATGAAAGAATACTCCCTGGTTGTGCTGAAAGAATACTAGTAATGGCGGAAAAGCAACAAAATCATCGTATGGGATTAGAGAAGATGCATTTGGGTGAGCAATTATTTCAAAGTAAGTTGGGTCAGATTTTTGGACTTCTTATAGCAGCAATATGTATTGGTACTGGCGCCTTTCTAGTAATGAATAGCTATGAAGTGGCCGGGTCAATATTGTTTGGTACAACTTTACTAGGATTGGTTACCGTGTTTGTAATTGGTAAACGAAGTCAGCATGCTTAA
- the rpmA gene encoding 50S ribosomal protein L27, with the protein MAHKKGAGSSKNGRESHSKRLGIKIFGGQQAIAGNIIVRQRGTQHNPDSNVGIGKDHTLYALIDGTVVFRKKANNKSYVSVLPTEENN; encoded by the coding sequence ATGGCACACAAAAAAGGTGCGGGTAGTTCCAAGAACGGCCGTGAGTCACATAGTAAGAGATTAGGTATCAAGATTTTTGGTGGTCAACAAGCAATCGCTGGAAACATCATCGTTCGCCAACGTGGTACTCAACATAACCCAGATTCTAACGTAGGTATCGGTAAAGACCATACATTATACGCTTTAATCGACGGTACAGTAGTTTTCCGCAAAAAAGCTAACAACAAATCTTATGTTTCTGTATTACCTACAGAAGAAAACAACTAA
- the rplU gene encoding 50S ribosomal protein L21 yields the protein MYAIVNIAGQQFKVAKDQYLFVHRLQGDEGASIEFDNVLLAEDGGKFTVGTPSISGAKVSATILSHLKGEKVIVFKKKRRKGYKKKNGHRQQFTKIQITGISL from the coding sequence ATGTACGCAATAGTAAATATAGCAGGACAGCAATTTAAAGTTGCTAAAGACCAATACCTTTTTGTACACCGTTTACAAGGAGACGAAGGCGCTAGTATTGAATTTGACAATGTATTGTTAGCAGAGGACGGTGGTAAATTTACTGTTGGTACGCCAAGTATCTCAGGTGCTAAAGTTTCAGCTACGATTTTGTCTCATTTAAAAGGTGAAAAAGTAATCGTTTTCAAGAAAAAACGTCGTAAAGGCTACAAGAAGAAAAACGGTCACCGTCAACAATTCACTAAAATCCAGATCACTGGTATCAGTTTATAA
- the glmM gene encoding phosphoglucosamine mutase, giving the protein MALIKSISGIRGTIGGRPGDNLTPVDIVKFTAAYGKIVTEAAENKTIVVGRDARVSGEMLSNLVIGTLQSMGIDVIDLGLSTTPTVEIAVPKLQAAGGIILTASHNPGQWNALKLLNSKGEFIDDAKGKEVLELGESLDFDFAQVEDLGKVTKDDTFLQKHIDDVLALEFVDVDAIKKANFKVAVDAVNSTGGVFIPELLKALGVETVYKIHCEPNGLFPHNPEPLKEHLTDLSKAVLDNKADLGIAVDPDVDRLVFMMEDGELFGEEYTLVAVSDFILTHKKGNTVSNLSSTRALRDVTLKHGGEYFAAAVGEVNVVTKMKEVDAVMGGEGNGGVIYPASHYGRDALVGVALFLTHLAKLGKKASEYRAELPQYFMSKNKITLTPGLDIDNLLAKMQEKYAHEQHSTIDGLKIDFENEWVHLRKSNTEPIIRIYSEGHTPEAAEAIAQKIMNEIQEIVG; this is encoded by the coding sequence ATGGCATTAATAAAATCTATTTCTGGAATCCGCGGAACCATTGGAGGAAGACCTGGTGACAACCTAACCCCTGTAGACATTGTGAAATTCACTGCTGCATACGGAAAGATTGTTACGGAGGCTGCTGAAAATAAAACAATCGTTGTTGGACGCGATGCTCGTGTATCGGGCGAAATGCTGTCTAACTTAGTTATCGGAACGTTGCAAAGCATGGGCATCGATGTTATCGACCTAGGCCTTTCGACAACACCAACCGTAGAGATTGCTGTTCCTAAATTGCAGGCAGCTGGAGGAATTATCTTGACAGCATCGCATAATCCAGGACAATGGAATGCCTTAAAATTATTGAATAGCAAAGGAGAGTTTATCGATGATGCGAAGGGGAAGGAAGTTCTTGAATTAGGAGAAAGCCTTGACTTTGATTTCGCTCAGGTAGAGGATCTGGGCAAGGTTACGAAGGATGACACATTCTTGCAAAAACATATTGACGATGTGCTAGCGTTAGAATTTGTCGATGTGGATGCTATTAAGAAAGCAAACTTTAAAGTTGCTGTAGACGCGGTAAATAGTACAGGCGGAGTTTTTATTCCTGAGCTTCTGAAAGCTTTAGGGGTAGAGACTGTTTATAAGATACACTGCGAGCCAAATGGCCTATTCCCTCATAATCCGGAACCTCTGAAAGAACATTTGACCGATCTTTCTAAAGCAGTACTCGACAATAAAGCTGACTTAGGTATTGCCGTAGATCCGGATGTTGATCGTTTAGTATTCATGATGGAAGACGGGGAATTATTTGGCGAAGAATACACTTTAGTGGCAGTTTCTGATTTCATCTTAACCCATAAAAAAGGCAATACGGTGTCAAATCTTTCCTCAACGCGCGCATTACGTGATGTAACTTTAAAACACGGCGGTGAGTATTTTGCTGCTGCGGTAGGCGAGGTCAATGTGGTTACGAAAATGAAGGAAGTCGATGCGGTGATGGGTGGAGAAGGTAATGGTGGAGTGATCTATCCGGCTTCTCACTACGGTCGCGATGCATTGGTGGGTGTCGCTTTATTCTTAACACATTTAGCAAAGCTAGGCAAAAAGGCGTCTGAATATCGTGCTGAACTTCCTCAATACTTCATGTCAAAGAATAAGATTACCCTAACGCCAGGTTTAGATATCGATAATCTATTAGCGAAAATGCAAGAAAAATACGCGCATGAGCAACACTCGACGATCGATGGCTTGAAAATAGACTTTGAGAATGAATGGGTCCACTTACGTAAATCCAATACGGAGCCTATTATTCGTATATATTCGGAAGGACATACGCCTGAAGCGGCCGAAGCGATTGCTCAGAAAATCATGAACGAAATTCAAGAAATCGTAGGCTAA
- a CDS encoding phosphatase PAP2 family protein, which produces MLDKIIQFDQDFFLAINQGLSNPVFDWLLPILRNPYTWSPLYLFLIIFFIKHYGKVGVLIVACTLATFGISDATSSHLIKKTVKRVRPCNDVVFKNEVNLRARCGSGYSFTSSHATNHFAMAFFWIVLFRRKWRHTLWLCILWAASIAFSQIYVGVHYPLDILCGAILGMLIGLGTGYLFKRFFPKFFEPTNHIPATTPA; this is translated from the coding sequence ATGTTAGATAAAATAATTCAGTTCGATCAAGACTTTTTCCTAGCCATCAATCAAGGCCTTAGCAACCCGGTCTTTGATTGGTTATTGCCGATATTACGTAATCCTTATACTTGGTCTCCTCTATACTTATTCCTGATTATCTTTTTCATTAAACATTATGGGAAGGTGGGCGTTTTGATCGTGGCTTGCACGTTAGCAACCTTCGGGATTTCCGATGCCACGTCTTCGCATTTAATCAAGAAAACAGTAAAAAGAGTTAGGCCATGTAACGACGTTGTTTTTAAAAATGAAGTCAACTTGAGAGCACGCTGTGGATCAGGATATAGTTTTACCTCATCACATGCGACGAATCATTTCGCTATGGCATTCTTCTGGATTGTTTTATTCCGAAGAAAATGGCGCCATACCTTATGGTTATGCATCTTATGGGCCGCTTCTATTGCGTTTTCTCAAATCTATGTAGGTGTGCACTATCCGCTCGATATACTCTGCGGTGCAATACTCGGCATGCTGATCGGTTTGGGAACGGGATATCTCTTTAAACGTTTTTTTCCGAAATTTTTCGAACCCACTAACCATATTCCAGCAACAACACCTGCATGA
- a CDS encoding ZIP family metal transporter, with protein sequence MSSFLIVSILFFSALVAGIAVFFVKKDNTQLLKLILSFSGAYLFAITVLHLIPEVYHSGQTSGEIIGLYILGGFLFQLVLEHFSQGIEHGHIHQHEHKFPIGILISLCLHAFLEGFPLASGHRNELVFGIAIHHIPAAFALGSLLINTKLSRQTITLFIAAFAAMTPLGFIVSKGVSQGDIGNVAQYFDKMMAVVIGIFLHISTTILFESGSADHHTFNKKKMAAVLLGVLVSLANFLFPHDHDHHNHGPAQEQHDHSHDGHDHSGDGHNHEGHDHGHEGHDHDHDHAH encoded by the coding sequence ATGAGTAGTTTCCTGATTGTATCGATCTTATTTTTCTCCGCCCTTGTGGCCGGTATCGCGGTATTCTTTGTAAAAAAAGATAACACCCAACTTTTAAAGCTTATCTTATCGTTCAGTGGTGCCTACCTCTTCGCGATTACCGTACTTCACTTAATCCCGGAAGTTTATCATAGCGGACAGACTTCAGGAGAGATAATTGGATTATACATATTAGGAGGATTCTTATTCCAGCTTGTTTTAGAGCATTTCTCACAAGGTATAGAGCATGGACATATTCATCAACATGAACATAAATTCCCAATCGGAATTCTAATCAGTTTGTGTTTGCATGCATTCTTGGAAGGTTTCCCATTAGCATCAGGACATAGAAATGAGCTTGTGTTTGGTATTGCAATCCACCACATCCCTGCGGCCTTCGCATTGGGTAGTTTATTGATAAACACCAAGCTGTCAAGACAGACAATTACACTTTTCATTGCTGCTTTTGCTGCTATGACGCCACTAGGCTTTATTGTCAGTAAGGGTGTATCGCAAGGCGACATTGGAAATGTTGCGCAGTATTTCGATAAGATGATGGCCGTAGTAATTGGTATCTTCTTACACATTTCGACGACTATTCTCTTTGAATCAGGATCTGCAGATCACCACACTTTCAATAAGAAGAAGATGGCAGCGGTACTGTTAGGTGTATTGGTATCATTGGCGAATTTCTTGTTCCCACATGATCATGATCATCATAATCATGGGCCAGCACAGGAACAACACGACCATTCTCATGATGGCCATGATCATTCTGGCGACGGACATAATCACGAAGGCCATGATCATGGACATGAAGGACATGACCATGATCACGACCATGCGCACTAA
- a CDS encoding MarR family winged helix-turn-helix transcriptional regulator — MPKIEELVKVRKFASAWHRATINIIYSSNWLNVVLEKRAGAKQLTLQQFNVLRVLRGQYPNPVTNNLLKERLLTKTPDISRLVDRIVSKDLVTREKNSADKRAVDLLITQKGLDLLAEIENSMMLDDLLPNNISEEECLQLSALLDKFRGPQGEETFEA, encoded by the coding sequence ATGCCAAAGATCGAGGAGCTAGTAAAGGTCAGAAAATTTGCTAGTGCTTGGCATCGTGCAACTATAAACATAATATACAGCAGCAACTGGCTGAATGTGGTATTAGAGAAGAGGGCCGGTGCGAAGCAGCTGACACTGCAACAGTTTAATGTGTTGCGGGTATTGAGGGGACAATACCCAAATCCGGTAACAAACAATTTACTTAAAGAACGCTTGCTAACGAAGACACCCGACATCAGTCGCCTGGTGGATCGTATTGTAAGCAAAGACCTGGTGACCCGAGAGAAAAACAGTGCCGATAAGCGCGCTGTCGACTTACTGATCACTCAAAAAGGACTCGATCTTCTCGCGGAAATCGAGAACAGCATGATGTTGGATGATTTATTGCCCAATAACATCAGCGAAGAAGAATGCTTACAATTAAGTGCGCTATTAGATAAGTTTAGAGGACCTCAAGGGGAAGAGACCTTCGAAGCTTAG
- a CDS encoding FeoA family protein — protein MQDVISLDKLKIGDRVKINEIQSLDIPAKFYELGFYPGSVIEVKHKAPLNGPICLNILENNALIAIRKSEAKLIVAEKI, from the coding sequence ATGCAAGACGTGATTAGCCTAGATAAGCTAAAAATTGGTGATAGAGTCAAAATCAACGAAATACAATCCCTAGACATTCCCGCGAAATTTTATGAACTTGGTTTCTACCCGGGATCAGTAATAGAAGTAAAACACAAAGCACCTTTAAACGGCCCTATCTGTCTAAACATCCTCGAAAACAATGCTTTAATTGCGATCCGTAAATCAGAAGCTAAACTTATCGTCGCAGAAAAAATCTAA
- the feoB gene encoding ferrous iron transport protein B, translated as MANPTIILLGNPNVGKTSLFNRLTKLNQKVGNYPGITVEKREGTLNANGKKYHVVDLPGTYTLFPSSLDEEIVFNVLSDKQNPLYPDLTLVVAEPSTIKRSIILYQQARELGVPAVFVLNMIDELEEKGMQIDFDKLEAYLQTKVYKTNARTGKGIDELIKGLDQKVGHYFGNYRISSDYQPAMEEAKKLFPLATEYLTWQYLAQEQVSILPAETQLKLAEIRQRYALNPHDLQKQESLARHDQTSKDLDPIINQTENQKLGNTNNIDKFLMHPVFGYVIFFGLLFLIFQAIYAWSGPVMDWIDGAFGDLTAFLDDKLPDGPLASLFIYGIVAGIGGIVIFVPQIVILFLFLSIMEESGYMSRVVFLMDRWLKPFGLNGKSVIPLMSGAACAIPAVMSARNIENPKERLLTMLVTPFMTCSARLPIYIVIIGLVIPDDKFLGFNMQGIALFAMYILGIVGALFSALILNKVIKSVRSSFLIFELPTYKMPDWKNVATNVWDKASGFLIDAGKIILLISIVLWVLGNFGPNDKFYKAEDYVVQSAPQLEGDELAKAVSSYQLEHSFLGYIGMGIEPLVRPLGYDWKMGIGLISSFAAREVFVGTMAVVYSLGDDVDIEDDEQKNTLLSKMRSEINANTGQPAYNMASGISLLLFYAFAMQCMATIAVVRKETGSWRWTLIQTVFMTGLAYLAAFIAYQTLK; from the coding sequence ATGGCAAACCCAACAATCATTCTACTAGGGAATCCTAATGTTGGAAAAACTTCCCTATTTAATCGGCTTACAAAACTTAATCAAAAAGTAGGTAATTACCCAGGTATCACGGTTGAAAAACGCGAAGGTACTTTAAATGCGAACGGCAAAAAGTATCATGTTGTCGATTTACCAGGAACGTATACCTTATTTCCAAGTTCGTTAGACGAGGAAATTGTATTCAACGTTCTAAGCGATAAACAAAACCCATTATATCCAGACCTCACACTTGTCGTAGCGGAACCGTCGACCATTAAACGTTCGATCATCCTGTATCAACAAGCACGCGAACTGGGCGTTCCTGCAGTATTCGTCTTGAACATGATTGACGAGTTGGAAGAAAAGGGAATGCAGATTGATTTCGACAAGCTAGAAGCTTATTTACAGACAAAAGTATATAAGACCAATGCTCGTACGGGTAAAGGTATCGACGAACTGATCAAAGGATTGGACCAGAAAGTAGGTCATTACTTCGGAAATTACCGAATCTCTTCAGACTATCAGCCCGCTATGGAAGAAGCAAAGAAGCTCTTTCCTTTAGCCACTGAATATCTAACCTGGCAATACCTTGCCCAAGAGCAGGTTAGTATCTTGCCGGCAGAAACCCAACTTAAGCTTGCTGAGATCAGACAGCGCTATGCGCTAAATCCGCATGACTTGCAGAAGCAAGAATCCTTAGCGCGTCATGATCAAACAAGCAAAGACCTTGATCCCATCATCAACCAAACCGAGAACCAGAAACTTGGAAACACGAATAATATCGACAAGTTTTTGATGCACCCTGTATTCGGCTACGTTATTTTCTTTGGGCTATTATTCCTTATTTTCCAAGCAATCTATGCATGGTCCGGACCTGTGATGGACTGGATCGACGGCGCGTTCGGCGACCTGACAGCATTCTTGGATGATAAATTACCGGACGGCCCATTAGCTTCGCTTTTCATCTATGGTATTGTAGCAGGTATTGGCGGCATCGTTATTTTCGTGCCGCAGATTGTCATCCTATTCCTGTTTCTTTCCATTATGGAAGAGTCGGGTTATATGAGCCGCGTCGTATTTTTAATGGATCGTTGGTTAAAGCCTTTCGGATTAAACGGTAAATCGGTTATTCCTTTGATGTCGGGAGCGGCATGTGCTATTCCAGCAGTAATGTCGGCAAGAAACATCGAGAACCCTAAAGAACGATTGCTAACGATGTTGGTCACTCCTTTCATGACCTGTTCGGCACGTTTGCCCATCTATATCGTTATTATCGGCTTGGTGATCCCCGACGATAAATTCTTAGGATTTAATATGCAAGGGATTGCTCTATTTGCCATGTATATCCTGGGTATTGTCGGCGCGTTATTTTCAGCGCTTATTCTCAACAAGGTTATCAAAAGCGTTCGCTCTTCTTTCCTGATTTTCGAACTCCCAACTTATAAAATGCCTGATTGGAAAAATGTGGCAACGAATGTTTGGGATAAAGCATCGGGCTTCTTAATTGATGCCGGTAAAATCATCTTGTTAATCTCTATTGTTTTGTGGGTATTGGGCAACTTCGGCCCGAACGATAAGTTTTACAAAGCAGAAGACTATGTTGTTCAATCTGCACCGCAACTGGAAGGGGATGAATTAGCAAAAGCCGTTTCATCTTATCAATTAGAGCATTCTTTCTTAGGTTATATCGGCATGGGTATAGAGCCTTTAGTGAGACCATTGGGATATGATTGGAAGATGGGTATTGGTCTGATTTCATCCTTTGCTGCAAGAGAAGTCTTCGTCGGTACGATGGCAGTGGTTTACAGCCTTGGCGATGATGTGGATATTGAAGATGACGAACAGAAGAATACGTTATTATCTAAAATGCGTTCTGAAATCAACGCAAATACAGGACAACCGGCCTATAATATGGCTTCGGGAATCTCTTTATTATTGTTTTACGCCTTTGCAATGCAATGTATGGCAACTATCGCTGTTGTTCGTAAGGAAACAGGCTCTTGGCGCTGGACACTGATCCAAACAGTCTTTATGACTGGTCTTGCCTATCTTGCCGCATTCATTGCGTATCAAACTTTAAAGTAA
- a CDS encoding FeoB-associated Cys-rich membrane protein, with product MELSLFIQYVIIFLLFVGALYAIFRSFFPGKKKNSAGCGKGCGCSVDMSQK from the coding sequence ATGGAACTCAGTTTATTTATCCAATACGTTATTATCTTCCTACTTTTTGTAGGAGCGTTATATGCGATCTTCCGTTCTTTTTTCCCTGGGAAAAAGAAGAACAGCGCAGGCTGCGGCAAAGGCTGTGGTTGCTCTGTGGATATGTCGCAGAAATAA